One Cryobacterium psychrophilum DNA segment encodes these proteins:
- a CDS encoding D-arabinono-1,4-lactone oxidase, translated as MLCIGFTWAKHPAQVAALLPVIEEALAPFAPRQHWGRLFHYGADVIGQRFPRLTDFKDVRRHYDQEGKFWNSFLERTLGAP; from the coding sequence GTGTTGTGTATCGGGTTCACCTGGGCCAAGCACCCCGCGCAAGTGGCGGCCCTGCTGCCCGTGATCGAGGAGGCACTGGCACCGTTCGCGCCGCGGCAGCACTGGGGCAGACTCTTCCATTACGGCGCTGACGTCATCGGCCAGCGGTTCCCCCGCCTCACCGATTTCAAAGACGTGCGGAGACACTACGACCAGGAAGGGAAGTTCTGGAACTCTTTCCTCGAGAGAACTCTCGGGGCCCCGTGA
- a CDS encoding IclR family transcriptional regulator translates to MEASAARPTVPASDARGIRSPAHPKVPAADSALRILSHLATLRGPVAASAIATALNLPRSTVYQLLAVLAERGFVVHLPEERRYGLGVAAFELSSGFSRQQPLSRLGRPLVAQLVDRLGESAHLVVLHGRDVIYLVEERAPRRPSLVSDVGVRLPSHLTASGRAMLAALPAAQLRALFPNAAAFSTRDGQGPRTAGELRRLLDQVRTRGFAQEDGEITPGIASVAVVVRDHAGWPAAAIAVTFSRNDVAEAEWPALAAQLAGTATELSRRIRGRVA, encoded by the coding sequence ATGGAGGCGAGCGCCGCACGCCCGACGGTTCCGGCGTCCGACGCGCGAGGCATCCGCTCGCCCGCTCACCCCAAGGTTCCGGCGGCCGACAGTGCGCTGCGCATCCTCTCGCACCTCGCCACGCTGCGGGGACCGGTCGCGGCCAGCGCCATTGCCACCGCACTCAACCTGCCCCGCTCCACGGTGTACCAGCTGCTCGCCGTGCTGGCGGAGCGCGGCTTCGTCGTGCACCTGCCCGAGGAGCGACGATACGGGCTCGGGGTTGCCGCGTTCGAGCTCAGCAGCGGGTTCTCCCGGCAGCAACCGCTCTCGCGCCTGGGACGACCGCTGGTTGCGCAGCTCGTGGACCGCCTGGGGGAGAGTGCGCACCTCGTGGTGCTGCACGGGCGCGACGTGATCTATCTGGTGGAGGAGCGCGCGCCACGACGCCCCTCGCTCGTGTCGGACGTGGGCGTGCGTCTGCCGAGTCACCTGACCGCGAGTGGCCGGGCGATGCTCGCGGCGCTCCCGGCCGCGCAGTTGCGCGCGTTGTTTCCGAATGCTGCGGCGTTTTCGACCAGAGACGGGCAGGGTCCCCGCACGGCAGGCGAGCTGCGTCGGCTGCTCGATCAGGTGCGAACGCGGGGATTTGCCCAGGAGGACGGCGAGATCACGCCGGGGATCGCCTCCGTTGCCGTGGTTGTGCGTGACCATGCGGGTTGGCCGGCGGCCGCCATTGCCGTGACATTCTCCCGGAACGACGTTGCCGAGGCGGAGTGGCCCGCGCTCGCCGCGCAGCTCGCCGGTACCGCGACCGAGCTCTCCCGCCGCATCCGCGGTCGCGTCGCCTAA
- the hutH gene encoding histidine ammonia-lyase, with translation MTHAPASVKVPSSIPPASVLVGAGAVSFEGVVAVARHGSLIHLDPAALEGVAATRLIIDNLASDANPHYGISTGFGALATTFITSDRRAQLQASLVRSHAAGSGPEVEREVVRALMLLRLSTLMTGRTGVKPQTIEVYAALLNAGITPVVREYGSLGCSGDLAPLAHCALAVMGEGAVRDAAGTPMSAGVALAAAGITPVVLAEKEGLALINGTDGMLGMLVLALDDLSMLMQTADIAAAMSIEALLGTDATFAADLHALRPQLGQAVSATNLRALLAGSPLLASHSGPEDPTVQDAYSLRCAPQVHGAARDTADHAARVAERELASAVDNPVVTLDGRIESNGNFHGAPVAYVLDFLAIASADVASMSERRTDRHLDANRNKGLPPFLAHEVGVDSGLMIAQYTSAGIVSELKRLAAPASVDSIPSSAMQEDHVSMGWHAARKLRRSLDGLGRVLAIEIMTAARSLDLRAPLQPGAATDAVRLAVRTVADGPGHDRFLSPEIEGVVALVQTGAVRDAATAIVGDLG, from the coding sequence ATGACCCACGCCCCCGCCTCCGTTAAAGTCCCCTCCTCCATACCCCCGGCATCCGTTCTTGTCGGCGCCGGAGCGGTGTCGTTTGAGGGTGTCGTGGCGGTCGCGAGGCACGGATCGCTGATCCACCTCGACCCGGCGGCGCTTGAGGGTGTGGCCGCCACGCGGCTCATCATCGACAACCTCGCGAGCGACGCGAACCCGCACTACGGCATTTCCACGGGTTTCGGCGCCCTGGCCACGACGTTTATCACCTCAGACCGCCGCGCCCAACTACAGGCGAGCCTCGTGCGTTCGCATGCCGCGGGAAGCGGCCCGGAGGTGGAGCGCGAGGTCGTGCGTGCCCTCATGTTGTTGCGCCTCTCGACCCTCATGACCGGCCGCACGGGCGTGAAGCCCCAGACCATTGAGGTCTACGCGGCCCTGCTCAACGCCGGCATCACGCCCGTCGTGCGCGAGTATGGCTCGCTCGGCTGCTCCGGCGACCTCGCACCCCTCGCCCACTGTGCCCTCGCGGTCATGGGCGAGGGCGCAGTTCGCGACGCGGCCGGCACGCCCATGAGTGCCGGGGTGGCTCTTGCCGCCGCCGGCATCACACCGGTCGTGCTCGCCGAGAAGGAGGGCCTCGCCCTCATCAACGGCACCGATGGCATGCTCGGCATGCTCGTACTCGCCCTCGACGACCTCTCCATGCTGATGCAGACCGCCGACATTGCCGCCGCCATGAGCATCGAGGCGCTCCTCGGAACGGATGCGACCTTCGCCGCCGACCTGCACGCCCTGCGGCCCCAACTCGGCCAGGCCGTGAGCGCCACGAACCTGCGCGCGCTGCTCGCTGGTTCCCCGCTGCTCGCAAGCCACTCCGGTCCAGAGGACCCCACCGTGCAAGACGCCTATTCCCTGCGCTGCGCACCCCAGGTGCACGGTGCAGCCCGCGACACCGCCGACCACGCGGCCCGAGTGGCCGAACGAGAGCTCGCGAGCGCCGTCGACAACCCCGTCGTCACGCTCGACGGCCGTATCGAATCCAACGGCAACTTTCACGGTGCCCCCGTGGCCTACGTGCTCGACTTTCTCGCGATTGCCTCGGCCGACGTGGCGAGCATGAGCGAACGCCGCACCGACCGCCACCTCGACGCCAACCGCAACAAGGGACTGCCGCCGTTTCTCGCGCACGAGGTGGGTGTTGACTCGGGGCTCATGATCGCGCAGTACACGTCCGCCGGAATCGTCTCGGAGCTCAAGCGCCTCGCCGCCCCGGCGTCGGTCGATTCCATCCCCTCCTCCGCCATGCAGGAGGACCACGTGTCCATGGGCTGGCACGCCGCCCGCAAGCTGCGCCGCTCTCTCGACGGCCTCGGCCGCGTCCTCGCGATCGAGATCATGACCGCCGCCCGCTCGCTCGACCTGCGCGCCCCGCTGCAGCCCGGTGCCGCGACGGATGCCGTACGCCTGGCCGTGCGCACCGTGGCCGACGGCCCCGGCCACGATCGCTTTCTATCGCCGGAGATCGAGGGTGTTGTCGCACTCGTTCAGACCGGTGCGGTGCGGGATGCCGCCACGGCGATCGTGGGCGATCTGGGGTAG
- a CDS encoding M23 family metallopeptidase has protein sequence MPTPAPEPGAQPSTAPAPATQPPPTQPPAAQAPAAQPPAIPEGDGIPVFRLSTPTAAAQQTAAARVAARVAAQSARAASAERAAAQRAVARASAQGAVTSALTARDTAARSLASAQATLAALTSRADNLQALADSAATKAAHSRRLLTGLVLELGRQRAGTASVDALLTSGDNLLSALGSIDRLSQLTGSIDAVRERSENDAAHKQSFLDQMITARDAAALVPIAARQADLDAAQIALDAATAALAELDVAAASPARSNTTVIEAWSAPALLSVLDTGQLSTQRWALPTVGGITDVFGPRPTRPLPTVGDFHRGTDIGAACGATVHAATSGVVSSVGPLGTYGNWIVIDHGAGLQTGYAHLATGELLVSVGDSVAAGEVIADVGRTGAATGCHLHVEVRVDGLRVDPQPFLAARGVRLG, from the coding sequence ATGCCGACCCCCGCCCCTGAACCGGGAGCACAGCCGTCCACCGCCCCGGCCCCGGCAACACAACCCCCACCCACACAGCCCCCGGCGGCGCAAGCCCCAGCGGCGCAGCCCCCGGCCATCCCCGAGGGTGACGGCATCCCCGTTTTTCGGCTCAGCACACCCACCGCGGCCGCGCAGCAAACCGCCGCCGCACGGGTTGCCGCACGGGTTGCCGCTCAATCGGCGCGTGCCGCCTCCGCGGAACGCGCGGCCGCCCAGCGGGCCGTTGCGCGAGCATCCGCCCAGGGCGCCGTGACGTCTGCCCTCACCGCCAGGGATACCGCCGCAAGGAGCCTCGCCTCGGCACAAGCGACCCTGGCCGCTCTCACAAGCCGCGCCGATAATCTGCAGGCACTTGCCGATTCGGCCGCTACCAAGGCCGCCCATTCTCGGCGACTACTCACGGGCCTCGTGCTCGAACTCGGCCGGCAACGGGCGGGAACGGCATCGGTCGATGCCCTGCTCACCTCGGGCGACAACCTGCTCTCCGCGCTGGGGTCCATTGACCGTTTGTCCCAGCTCACCGGCAGTATCGATGCCGTTCGGGAACGCTCCGAGAACGACGCCGCCCACAAGCAATCCTTCCTCGACCAGATGATCACCGCTCGCGACGCGGCCGCGCTCGTTCCCATCGCCGCCCGCCAGGCGGACCTCGACGCGGCCCAAATCGCCCTTGATGCCGCCACAGCAGCTCTCGCCGAACTCGACGTCGCCGCTGCGAGCCCGGCCCGGTCCAACACCACGGTCATCGAAGCATGGTCAGCCCCGGCGTTGCTCTCTGTCCTGGACACCGGCCAGCTCAGCACCCAAAGGTGGGCCCTCCCCACCGTCGGCGGCATCACCGACGTCTTCGGCCCCCGACCGACGCGCCCGCTGCCCACCGTGGGCGACTTTCATCGCGGCACCGACATCGGCGCAGCGTGTGGCGCCACCGTGCACGCTGCGACCTCTGGGGTCGTCTCGTCCGTCGGCCCGCTCGGCACCTACGGCAACTGGATCGTCATCGATCACGGCGCGGGACTTCAGACCGGTTACGCCCACCTCGCCACCGGTGAATTGCTCGTCTCCGTGGGCGACAGCGTGGCCGCCGGCGAGGTCATCGCCGACGTGGGCCGAACGGGTGCCGCCACGGGGTGCCACCTGCACGTTGAGGTGCGCGTCGACGGCCTGCGCGTTGATCCGCAGCCGTTCCTCGCCGCGCGCGGCGTGAGACTGGGCTAG
- a CDS encoding NUDIX hydrolase, which translates to MTTPDFVLDLREQIGHAPLWLTGVTAVVLRGDDVLLVRRADTGEWSPVTGIIDPGEEPADAAVREVLEEADVVVKAVRLVWAHVLDAITYSNGDEAQYLDLVFACNWLNGDPAPADGENLEAAWWPLAELPPMNDSFTRRIRSAAESFGPALFTQRLPVDLPELV; encoded by the coding sequence ATGACTACTCCCGACTTCGTTCTCGACCTGCGAGAGCAAATTGGCCATGCACCGCTGTGGTTGACCGGCGTCACTGCCGTCGTACTGCGCGGCGATGACGTGCTGCTGGTGCGTCGCGCCGACACGGGGGAGTGGTCGCCGGTGACCGGGATCATTGATCCCGGCGAGGAACCGGCCGACGCCGCCGTGCGCGAAGTGCTCGAAGAGGCCGACGTTGTGGTCAAGGCGGTGCGCCTGGTGTGGGCGCATGTGCTTGACGCGATCACCTACTCCAACGGGGACGAAGCCCAATATCTTGACCTGGTCTTCGCCTGCAACTGGCTCAACGGCGACCCCGCCCCGGCCGATGGGGAGAACCTCGAGGCGGCCTGGTGGCCCCTCGCTGAGCTTCCGCCCATGAACGACAGCTTCACTCGACGCATCCGCTCGGCCGCGGAATCGTTTGGCCCGGCACTCTTCACCCAGCGTCTGCCGGTGGATCTTCCCGAGCTCGTCTAG
- a CDS encoding PLP-dependent aminotransferase family protein produces the protein MVENQISARTLETLLGQWRGGASAYVSLSERIRLLTLDGRIATDSRLPAERDLSTRLAVSRTTVAAAYRQLREAGYLHSVRGSGSVTRLPSAIPGVTPAASDGVLDFSKATMPALPGLADAARHAAAELPRHLGDSGFDPVGLPELRAAIADRYAARGVPTTPEQIMVTIGAQHAISLLSRVLLSRGDRALIENPTYPHAAEALRSAGARLVGVNVSAGGPAADAPARGWDEIALLQTLQRSSPALGYLMPDFHNPTGESMPVLQRERVIAAAARSGTVLIADETIAELSIDRAGEFAPFAACVDARDQGAVVSIGSVGKSVWGGIRIGWIRAEPALIRKLVSARSASDLGTPLLEQLIVSRLLADMPGILSVRAEQLRAGRDHLESRLAETFPDWHIPHVDGGITAWVNLGSPVSSQLALAARNHGLIVPAGPIFGIDGAFERFMRIPFMHSVDDTDRAVDALALAWASLARHPISSSGSGSLAEVV, from the coding sequence ATGGTGGAGAACCAGATCAGTGCGCGAACCCTCGAAACGTTGCTTGGACAGTGGCGGGGAGGGGCGAGCGCCTACGTGTCGCTGAGCGAACGCATCCGCCTGCTCACGCTTGACGGGCGCATTGCCACTGACAGCCGCCTGCCCGCCGAACGGGACCTGAGCACACGCCTGGCCGTGAGTCGCACCACGGTGGCGGCCGCCTACCGGCAGCTCCGCGAGGCCGGTTACCTGCACAGCGTGCGTGGCTCCGGCAGCGTGACCCGGCTGCCTTCCGCAATCCCCGGTGTCACGCCGGCCGCAAGCGACGGCGTCCTCGACTTCAGCAAGGCAACGATGCCTGCCCTGCCCGGCCTGGCGGATGCCGCCCGGCACGCGGCCGCGGAACTGCCCCGGCACCTCGGTGACTCGGGTTTCGACCCGGTGGGACTGCCCGAGCTGCGCGCCGCCATCGCCGACCGCTACGCCGCGCGGGGTGTACCCACCACCCCCGAGCAGATCATGGTCACCATCGGTGCCCAGCACGCCATCTCCCTGCTCAGCCGGGTACTCCTGAGCCGCGGAGACCGAGCCCTGATCGAAAACCCCACCTACCCGCACGCCGCCGAGGCCCTTCGGTCCGCCGGAGCGCGACTCGTGGGCGTGAACGTCTCTGCCGGGGGCCCGGCAGCGGATGCCCCCGCCCGCGGCTGGGACGAGATCGCGCTTCTGCAGACCCTGCAGCGCAGCAGTCCCGCGCTCGGTTACCTCATGCCCGACTTCCACAATCCCACCGGCGAGAGCATGCCGGTGCTTCAGCGAGAACGGGTGATCGCGGCGGCCGCTCGTAGCGGCACAGTCCTCATTGCCGACGAGACAATCGCGGAACTCAGCATCGACAGGGCGGGTGAGTTCGCGCCGTTTGCGGCCTGCGTCGATGCCAGGGACCAGGGCGCGGTCGTGAGCATCGGGTCCGTCGGCAAGTCCGTGTGGGGCGGGATCCGCATCGGCTGGATACGGGCCGAGCCCGCGCTCATCCGCAAGCTCGTGTCGGCACGGAGCGCAAGCGATCTCGGCACACCCCTTCTCGAGCAGCTCATTGTCTCCCGCCTGCTCGCTGACATGCCGGGCATCCTGTCCGTCCGCGCCGAACAGCTTCGTGCGGGCCGGGATCACCTCGAGAGCCGCCTCGCCGAAACATTCCCTGACTGGCATATACCGCATGTTGACGGTGGCATCACGGCGTGGGTGAATCTTGGCAGCCCGGTGAGTTCGCAGCTGGCACTCGCCGCCCGTAACCACGGGCTGATCGTGCCGGCCGGCCCGATCTTCGGTATCGACGGGGCCTTTGAGCGATTCATGCGCATCCCGTTCATGCACTCCGTCGACGACACCGACCGCGCCGTGGACGCACTCGCGCTGGCCTGGGCGTCGCTGGCGCGGCATCCGATCTCCTCCAGCGGAAGCGGCTCCCTCGCTGAGGTCGTTTAG
- a CDS encoding YczE/YyaS/YitT family protein, translated as MTRRLTQLFIGLFLYGIGIALIVRGAIGVAPWDVLTQGVDAHTHLGFGTITILISAVVLVLWIPIRQKPGVGTLFNAVLVGPSADVGLLLIPEGLDLWVRVLLFAAGLLLVAVATGLYIGAHFGPGPRDGLMTGLHQRTGWRIWVVRTGIEVTVLGIGWVLGGDVGVGTVLFAVLIGPLCQVTIPLFAIKRPTPGPSPVVEPTVSVR; from the coding sequence ATGACCCGGAGATTGACCCAGCTGTTTATTGGCCTGTTCCTGTACGGAATCGGCATTGCGTTGATCGTGCGCGGCGCAATTGGCGTGGCCCCCTGGGACGTGTTGACCCAGGGCGTCGACGCCCACACCCACCTCGGTTTCGGGACCATCACCATTCTGATCAGTGCGGTGGTGCTCGTGCTCTGGATCCCCATTCGGCAGAAGCCCGGCGTCGGCACGCTCTTCAACGCCGTACTCGTGGGGCCGTCCGCCGACGTGGGACTACTGCTCATCCCCGAAGGTCTCGATCTCTGGGTGCGGGTGCTGCTCTTCGCTGCCGGCCTGCTGCTCGTTGCCGTGGCGACCGGCCTGTACATTGGCGCGCACTTCGGTCCCGGCCCGCGTGATGGCTTGATGACCGGCCTGCACCAGCGCACGGGCTGGCGAATCTGGGTCGTGCGTACCGGCATCGAGGTGACCGTGCTCGGGATCGGCTGGGTGCTCGGCGGTGACGTGGGAGTGGGAACCGTGCTGTTCGCGGTGCTCATCGGCCCGCTGTGCCAGGTCACGATTCCCCTCTTCGCGATCAAGCGGCCCACGCCGGGCCCGTCGCCCGTTGTCGAGCCGACCGTGAGTGTCCGCTAG
- a CDS encoding M20/M25/M40 family metallo-hydrolase, producing the protein MPTSPSDLDPIALLQQLVRIDSVNPDLVPGAAGEGELALWCADWLLSRGFAVSVLEHTLGRPSVVGVKRGTGGGRSIMLNAHLDTVGVATYDGDPFGGELVDGRVFGRGAIDTKSGLAGILVAAARASVLPLAGDIVVTLVADEEFGSLGTEEVLRTYRADAAIIVEPSGLELTTAHRGFAWFELTLTGLAAHGSQPGLGVDAIAHAGLALQALDALRERLESGPAHPTLGYGAVRVSMISGGDDAATVAASCVLTLERRMLPGESPNDVEAELRELFTDLAGRVSGFRFDLTRLVARGAFEAEVECPILRALTQNATRTLGREPATRGEPFWTDAGLVLEAGIPCVVFGATGDGLHADTEWVDAASVVDLADILEGTIADFCR; encoded by the coding sequence GTGCCCACTTCACCGAGTGACCTCGACCCCATCGCTCTTCTGCAGCAGCTCGTACGAATCGATTCGGTTAATCCCGATCTCGTGCCGGGCGCGGCCGGTGAGGGCGAGCTCGCGCTGTGGTGCGCCGACTGGCTGCTGAGCCGTGGCTTCGCGGTGAGCGTGCTCGAGCACACTCTCGGGAGGCCCTCCGTGGTGGGTGTGAAGCGCGGAACCGGCGGCGGGCGCTCGATCATGCTCAACGCGCACCTCGACACGGTCGGTGTGGCCACCTACGACGGCGACCCGTTCGGCGGGGAACTCGTTGACGGCCGGGTGTTCGGCCGCGGCGCCATCGATACGAAGAGCGGGCTGGCGGGGATTCTCGTGGCGGCGGCACGGGCGTCCGTGCTGCCGCTCGCGGGCGACATCGTGGTGACGCTCGTGGCCGACGAGGAGTTCGGCAGTCTCGGCACCGAGGAGGTGCTGCGCACCTATCGAGCGGATGCCGCCATCATCGTGGAACCGAGCGGCCTCGAGCTCACGACGGCTCACCGCGGGTTCGCCTGGTTCGAACTGACGCTCACCGGCCTCGCCGCGCACGGCTCACAGCCCGGTCTCGGGGTGGACGCGATTGCGCACGCCGGTCTCGCGCTGCAGGCGCTGGATGCGCTGCGCGAGCGGCTGGAATCCGGCCCGGCCCACCCCACGCTCGGCTATGGCGCCGTGCGCGTGTCGATGATCAGCGGCGGCGATGACGCCGCAACGGTGGCGGCGAGCTGTGTGCTCACCCTCGAGCGACGGATGCTGCCCGGCGAGTCCCCGAATGACGTGGAGGCCGAGCTGCGTGAGCTCTTCACCGACCTCGCCGGCCGGGTGAGTGGGTTTCGCTTCGACCTCACCCGCCTCGTGGCGCGCGGTGCCTTCGAGGCGGAGGTGGAATGTCCGATTCTGCGGGCGCTGACCCAGAACGCGACTCGAACGCTCGGGCGGGAGCCCGCCACCCGCGGCGAACCGTTCTGGACCGACGCGGGCCTCGTGCTCGAGGCCGGCATTCCCTGTGTGGTCTTCGGCGCGACCGGTGACGGACTGCATGCCGACACGGAATGGGTGGATGCGGCATCCGTTGTCGACCTCGCCGACATACTCGAGGGCACAATCGCAGACTTCTGCCGCTGA
- a CDS encoding CPBP family intramembrane glutamic endopeptidase — translation MGRARTDSSTTTGERTRPRAAWGLIPATLVSASAALLFGLRMPVPGYLVLAAALTLAFVLNRALFRDLLLIAVGLVIISTISVEANIDYPNIALMGTVLSLSVLVPYLLSRYAYRDHAIRFPIRTGQRWTALERAYLPLVLLLGYLVLPRYFISSGAYLNWPAVSVPDEIARLFVGVGFVGIWDELFFICTVFALLRRHFPDWQANLLQAVIFSSFLWELGYQSWGPLLTFPFALLQGYTFARTRSLTYVVCVHLLFDAVVFLVLVHAHHPQWLAIFWY, via the coding sequence ATGGGTAGAGCGAGGACCGACTCCAGCACCACGACGGGTGAACGAACGCGGCCTCGCGCGGCCTGGGGGCTGATTCCGGCGACCCTGGTGAGCGCATCGGCTGCCCTGCTCTTTGGCCTGCGGATGCCCGTTCCCGGCTACCTCGTTCTGGCGGCGGCCCTCACGCTCGCCTTCGTGCTCAACCGGGCGCTGTTTCGCGACCTGCTGCTGATCGCGGTGGGCCTCGTCATCATCAGCACGATCTCCGTCGAGGCGAACATCGACTACCCGAACATTGCCCTGATGGGTACGGTTCTTTCCCTCTCCGTGCTCGTGCCGTACCTGCTCTCACGCTACGCCTACCGCGACCATGCCATTCGTTTTCCCATTCGCACCGGTCAACGCTGGACCGCGCTGGAACGCGCCTACCTGCCGCTCGTGCTGCTGCTCGGCTACCTGGTTCTGCCGCGGTACTTCATCAGCTCCGGCGCCTACCTCAATTGGCCGGCGGTGAGCGTTCCCGACGAGATCGCCCGGCTGTTCGTGGGCGTGGGATTCGTGGGAATCTGGGACGAGCTCTTCTTCATCTGCACGGTCTTTGCCCTGTTGCGGCGCCATTTTCCCGACTGGCAGGCGAACCTGCTGCAGGCCGTGATCTTCAGCTCCTTTCTCTGGGAGCTCGGCTACCAGAGCTGGGGACCACTGCTCACCTTCCCTTTCGCGCTGCTGCAGGGGTACACCTTCGCCCGCACCCGGTCGCTCACCTATGTGGTGTGCGTACACCTGCTCTTCGATGCCGTGGTGTTCCTGGTGCTCGTGCACGCGCATCATCCGCAGTGGCTCGCCATCTTCTGGTACTGA
- a CDS encoding DUF4097 domain-containing protein has product MSLEKWLVFPGQTKIIDIDLVRRLKLGMIGGTVDVIGHDEPGARIEVHSVSGKGLKISMNGDALEIDHVQLRWDNFIDVFGSFRGTSRAEASILVPRDVAMTFGVVSAEALVSGLHNDARLSTVSGSLVVDAGQGHLEINAVSAEVSVRNHEGTVNAHTVTGEFTASGRIRRFGLDGVTSNVFLDLEGTPDEITTNTVSGNLTVRLAADVAARYRLNTISGTLQLDDQTVRGTFGKPYESSNGALNGAWVELRANSVSGDISVVRRDTTADPDADRPTARTAQTAPPTATSPTDSGEAAS; this is encoded by the coding sequence GTGTCTCTGGAAAAATGGCTGGTCTTCCCCGGACAGACCAAGATCATCGACATAGATTTGGTACGCAGACTCAAACTGGGCATGATCGGCGGCACGGTCGACGTGATCGGCCATGACGAGCCCGGCGCGCGCATCGAAGTGCACAGCGTGAGCGGCAAGGGCCTCAAGATCTCCATGAACGGCGACGCTCTGGAGATCGACCATGTGCAGCTGCGCTGGGACAACTTCATCGACGTCTTTGGGTCGTTCCGAGGCACGTCCCGGGCCGAAGCCAGCATTCTCGTGCCCCGCGATGTGGCGATGACCTTCGGCGTGGTCTCCGCCGAAGCCCTCGTCTCCGGGCTGCACAACGATGCCAGGCTCAGTACGGTCTCCGGCAGCCTCGTCGTGGACGCCGGCCAGGGCCACCTCGAGATCAATGCGGTCAGCGCCGAGGTCTCCGTGCGCAATCACGAGGGCACGGTCAACGCGCACACCGTGACGGGCGAGTTCACGGCCAGCGGACGCATCCGTCGCTTCGGCCTCGACGGGGTCACGAGCAACGTGTTCCTCGACCTCGAGGGCACCCCCGACGAGATCACCACCAACACGGTGAGCGGCAACCTCACCGTACGCCTGGCCGCCGACGTCGCCGCCCGGTATCGGCTCAACACCATCTCCGGCACCCTCCAGCTCGACGACCAGACCGTTCGCGGAACGTTTGGCAAGCCCTACGAATCCTCAAACGGCGCGCTCAACGGCGCGTGGGTCGAGCTGCGCGCGAACTCGGTCTCCGGCGACATCTCCGTCGTGCGGCGGGACACCACGGCCGACCCGGATGCCGACCGACCGACCGCACGGACCGCGCAGACCGCCCCACCGACAGCTACGTCCCCGACGGATTCCGGCGAGGCCGCATCATGA
- a CDS encoding PadR family transcriptional regulator: MTPVFAHGSLRLYLLSLLDERPRHGYELIQALRERFGGTYSPSAGTIYPRLAKLEEEGLVTKAADGRKTVYEITPAGRAELAAREGELGAIEDEVTDSVRRLATEVRSGVNAAMRSLRADLASAARQARTEFTGNGAARAESETTEAHTEPSEARPHSDAASPDNAGSSTTARADSNRALHEAEMVLNEFRQQLRADLRTQAYRSRVPADTVSDLRRQLADVRASILASLDKSL; the protein is encoded by the coding sequence ATGACCCCCGTGTTCGCCCATGGCAGCCTGCGGTTGTACCTGCTGAGCCTGCTGGACGAGCGACCGCGCCATGGCTACGAGCTGATCCAGGCGCTCAGGGAGCGCTTCGGGGGCACGTACAGCCCGAGCGCCGGCACGATCTACCCGCGCCTGGCCAAGCTCGAGGAGGAGGGACTCGTGACCAAGGCGGCCGATGGCCGCAAGACGGTATACGAAATCACCCCGGCCGGCCGCGCCGAGCTCGCCGCCCGGGAAGGCGAACTCGGCGCAATCGAAGACGAGGTCACCGATTCGGTGCGCCGCCTCGCCACCGAGGTGCGCTCCGGCGTGAACGCGGCCATGCGGTCGCTGCGCGCCGACCTGGCCTCGGCCGCCCGCCAGGCCCGCACGGAGTTCACCGGAAACGGTGCCGCGAGAGCCGAGTCGGAAACCACCGAAGCGCACACCGAACCGTCGGAAGCCAGGCCGCACTCCGACGCGGCCTCACCCGACAACGCTGGCAGCAGCACGACCGCTCGCGCGGACTCGAACCGAGCCCTGCACGAGGCCGAAATGGTGCTCAACGAGTTTCGACAGCAGCTGCGTGCCGATCTGCGCACACAGGCCTACCGCTCCCGCGTGCCCGCCGACACCGTTTCCGACCTGCGCCGGCAACTCGCCGATGTGCGCGCGAGCATCCTGGCGTCCCTGGACAAATCGCTCTGA